From Chryseobacterium salivictor, a single genomic window includes:
- a CDS encoding FeoA family protein, which yields MEPGKNLGILQKDQIAEIIGLSTNCSREVRQRLQDLGFVRGSEITVQNISPLGNPIAYSIHDTLISLRNEDAQNVLIEVKETI from the coding sequence ATGGAACCAGGTAAAAATTTAGGTATATTACAAAAAGATCAAATCGCCGAAATCATCGGTCTCTCAACGAACTGCAGCCGTGAAGTCAGACAGCGGCTGCAAGATCTGGGCTTCGTTCGTGGTTCAGAAATTACCGTTCAGAATATCAGTCCGCTCGGAAACCCTATTGCCTACAGCATTCACGACACCTTAATTTCCCTGCGAAATGAAGATGCACAAAACGTTTTAATCGAAGTAAAAGAGACCATATGA
- a CDS encoding tRNA methyl transferase PRC-barrel domain-containing protein — protein sequence MTIKGQIVEIPENSPLYKREIPAFLSKKESLLWESQKNRYSLFDGFLVGEHAGVDHFKTGQRKGINVGGKKKPLYVIAIDKDENRLFVGAGENHPGLWANVLSFPETFFHWNRQISFTPKERENGIAVEVLASAVEEKIPAKLYIFDDTVFLEFDKPALITIRENPVSVFYRNTIIANTIN from the coding sequence ATGACCATCAAAGGACAAATTGTTGAAATCCCGGAGAATTCTCCTCTTTACAAAAGAGAGATTCCTGCGTTTTTGTCGAAAAAAGAATCGCTTCTCTGGGAATCTCAGAAGAACAGGTATTCTTTATTTGATGGGTTTCTGGTGGGAGAACATGCTGGAGTTGATCATTTTAAAACAGGTCAGCGAAAAGGAATCAACGTAGGTGGAAAAAAAAAGCCGCTTTATGTGATTGCCATCGATAAAGATGAGAACCGTCTTTTTGTAGGCGCTGGCGAAAACCATCCCGGACTTTGGGCAAATGTCCTGTCGTTCCCGGAAACCTTTTTTCACTGGAACCGGCAAATATCATTTACTCCGAAAGAACGGGAGAACGGAATTGCAGTAGAAGTACTGGCTTCAGCTGTTGAAGAGAAAATACCGGCGAAACTGTATATTTTTGATGATACCGTTTTTTTAGAATTTGACAAGCCAGCTTTAATCACTATTAGAGAAAATCCGGTCTCTGTTTTTTACCGGAATACAATCATAGCAAATACAATTAATTAA
- a CDS encoding endonuclease, which translates to MKLKLSFLASIISFFVYAQSAPAYYSGVNFNKTKNELKAELATLITATHTKTISYSELQTLMKTSDVDPENPANLLLIYGSQSSGTHQRSRPIGGSWNREHVYAKSQGTPNLGTSGPGADGHHLRPADISLNSSRGHLSFDDGVGPLAGTTSRGGWYPGDEWKGDVARILMYMYVRYNTRCLPLGITMNPSTYSADFPDILLKWNVEDPVSAFEMQRQNVVANTQKNRNPFIDNPYLATVIWGGPAAKNTWPDTFNGGGTSGDTEAPSTPVNLSVSGVTSSSVALTWTASTDNIAVAGYDLFVDNIYKTSVSSNNATVTGLNSATTYSFYVVAKDTSGNKSANSDTVQGTTEAGTSPGTGTSCGTEDFENIPSTGGTPPASSYGDRTWSGNGIVWTATNARTDTQIYIDGAGNKAICVKKGVLKSSVISGGIGTLKVKTYLPFADSAGNYILKINGVVKGQIPYSKTAKTQTIENINVEGNVVIELIDEATSNRVSFDNLSWTCYSSMATDDVSAKNQKITIYPNPVKNNEFFISGIDKNETVKVYSLNGQLLQTINNVNDKEKVNLKKLPKGVYFVTTKTQSAKIIVD; encoded by the coding sequence ATGAAACTAAAACTATCTTTTTTAGCAAGTATCATTTCGTTTTTCGTGTACGCCCAATCCGCACCTGCGTATTATTCCGGCGTTAACTTCAATAAAACCAAAAATGAACTGAAGGCAGAACTTGCCACATTAATTACAGCTACTCACACCAAAACCATTTCTTACAGTGAGTTGCAAACCCTGATGAAAACCAGTGATGTGGATCCTGAAAATCCGGCTAATTTGCTTTTGATTTATGGTTCTCAGAGCTCAGGAACCCATCAGAGAAGCCGCCCTATTGGTGGGTCATGGAACCGGGAACACGTTTATGCAAAATCACAGGGAACACCAAATCTGGGAACTTCCGGTCCGGGAGCGGATGGTCACCACCTTCGCCCTGCCGATATTTCTTTGAACAGCAGCAGAGGACATTTATCCTTTGATGATGGAGTAGGTCCGTTGGCCGGAACCACATCACGTGGTGGCTGGTATCCCGGGGACGAATGGAAAGGGGATGTCGCAAGAATCCTGATGTATATGTATGTAAGATACAATACAAGATGTCTGCCTTTGGGAATTACCATGAATCCAAGTACATACTCGGCAGACTTCCCGGATATTTTATTGAAATGGAATGTCGAAGATCCGGTTTCAGCTTTTGAAATGCAAAGACAGAATGTGGTGGCAAACACGCAGAAAAACAGAAATCCATTTATCGATAATCCTTATTTGGCAACGGTAATCTGGGGTGGTCCCGCTGCAAAGAATACCTGGCCGGATACTTTCAATGGTGGCGGGACTTCAGGAGATACCGAAGCACCGTCAACTCCAGTGAATCTTTCGGTTTCAGGAGTAACTTCTTCAAGTGTTGCTTTAACCTGGACGGCTTCTACCGACAATATTGCGGTAGCAGGATATGATCTGTTTGTGGATAATATTTACAAAACAAGCGTATCTTCTAATAATGCGACAGTTACAGGATTAAACTCTGCAACCACTTATTCTTTCTATGTTGTTGCAAAAGATACTTCCGGTAACAAATCTGCAAATAGTGACACTGTTCAGGGAACTACCGAGGCAGGTACCAGCCCGGGAACCGGTACATCTTGTGGTACTGAAGATTTTGAAAATATTCCGTCTACAGGAGGTACTCCTCCGGCTTCTTCATACGGCGACAGAACGTGGTCTGGAAACGGTATCGTCTGGACAGCCACCAACGCAAGAACCGACACCCAGATCTATATCGACGGGGCGGGTAACAAAGCAATTTGTGTTAAAAAAGGAGTTTTGAAATCTTCTGTGATCTCAGGCGGTATCGGAACACTGAAAGTGAAAACCTATCTGCCGTTTGCTGATTCGGCAGGAAATTATATTCTTAAAATTAATGGCGTGGTAAAAGGTCAGATTCCTTATTCTAAAACAGCAAAGACCCAAACAATTGAGAATATCAATGTTGAAGGAAATGTTGTTATTGAATTGATTGACGAAGCGACAAGTAACAGAGTTTCGTTTGATAATCTTTCCTGGACTTGTTATTCTTCGATGGCGACTGATGATGTTTCGGCCAAAAACCAAAAGATTACCATTTATCCAAACCCTGTAAAAAACAATGAGTTTTTCATCAGCGGAATCGATAAAAATGAAACCGTAAAGGTTTATAGTTTGAATGGACAGTTGTTACAAACCATCAATAATGTTAATGACAAAGAAAAAGTGAATCTTAAAAAACTTCCAAAAGGAGTCTATTTTGTGACTACAAAAACACAGTCTGCTAAAATTATCGTCGATTAA
- a CDS encoding DUF4256 domain-containing protein codes for MAAINNYDELFQILKERFGSNLNRHQDLKWEDIQDKLSKNPKKCESLLQMENSGGEPDAVGVDPKSGEYLFYDCAAESPKGRRSFCYDKAALDKRKENKPKNNAVDGAESMGIEILNEEEYRELQKLGTFDTKTSSWLKTPEKIRKLGGALFGDFRYDTIFIYHNGAESYYAARGFRGVLRV; via the coding sequence ATGGCTGCAATAAACAATTATGATGAACTTTTCCAGATTTTAAAAGAACGTTTTGGGTCAAATCTGAACCGGCATCAGGATTTGAAATGGGAAGATATCCAGGATAAACTTTCCAAAAACCCAAAGAAATGCGAATCTTTACTCCAGATGGAAAACAGCGGTGGCGAGCCGGACGCAGTGGGCGTTGACCCGAAATCCGGAGAATATCTTTTTTATGACTGTGCCGCCGAAAGTCCGAAAGGCCGCAGAAGCTTCTGTTACGACAAAGCAGCACTCGATAAAAGGAAGGAAAACAAACCAAAAAACAATGCGGTTGATGGCGCAGAATCGATGGGCATTGAAATCCTGAATGAAGAAGAATACCGGGAATTACAAAAACTCGGAACGTTTGATACCAAAACTTCGAGTTGGCTGAAAACCCCGGAAAAAATCAGGAAGTTGGGCGGTGCTCTGTTTGGGGATTTTCGGTATGACACCATTTTTATTTATCATAACGGCGCTGAATCTTATTATGCTGCCAGAGGATTTCGCGGAGTTTTAAGGGTTTAA
- a CDS encoding OmpA family protein codes for MKHLKLASLLFLIGICRQISAQTGSPIPNSSPADNSGVRISVRGGYDFPTFKHDTPFIDHKGGFEAGASLDYYWNWFGIGGDFDYIQNKPKNTFPTVNLITASQQPISSVILDEHRITRLFYGIGPDFRFLISPGSDFELKVRAGLSSIKGGETRLRGFDNSPANPDGILLNYHGGFDEKNVFAGKASLQFNIFFSNNIGFTVGGYYMNHFKTFDLRNTALNVTDAYYGINPSDGAPVTISPANFVQRVQPTKESLQSFGIFAGLVFKFNKKTEQVMPEPASLECVVTVMAKDKYSRKAIPKTDIILLDEHGNTIQSGVTDQLGSITFTSVVKGNYMITGNYQGRDLNGNMIDVSEFGNCTIGGITKEILMVNDRFAVIGNATDCKTAEPIANAIIMVKNNSSGYVETVNTDHNGGFSFTAMPQTSYTVYGKKSNFMSQTVTLNTNDYSLSDSQTIPMEVCMDKAGCNDSIILKNILYDFDKSFIREDAKPELNRLVQFMKDNSEAKVELSAYTDSRGSDAYNLKLSQRRAESAVEYIISRDISRSRLVAKGYGDTQLLNKCAKGVLCTEAEHQVNRRTQMKVICPNAK; via the coding sequence ATGAAACATTTAAAATTAGCCAGTCTCTTATTTTTAATCGGAATTTGTAGACAAATATCAGCTCAAACAGGAAGTCCAATACCTAATTCTTCCCCCGCAGATAATTCTGGGGTAAGGATTTCGGTGAGAGGGGGTTACGATTTCCCTACTTTTAAACATGATACTCCGTTTATAGATCATAAAGGCGGATTTGAAGCAGGTGCTTCTTTAGATTATTACTGGAACTGGTTCGGTATCGGTGGAGATTTTGATTATATTCAAAACAAACCGAAAAATACATTTCCAACAGTAAATTTAATTACCGCTTCCCAACAACCGATCAGTTCGGTAATTCTGGATGAACATAGAATTACCCGTTTGTTTTACGGGATAGGTCCCGATTTTCGATTTCTGATCAGTCCAGGGTCTGATTTCGAACTCAAGGTAAGAGCGGGATTGTCTTCTATAAAAGGCGGGGAAACGAGATTAAGAGGATTTGACAACTCGCCTGCAAATCCTGATGGGATCCTGCTTAATTACCATGGTGGATTCGATGAGAAAAATGTTTTTGCGGGGAAAGCTTCTTTGCAGTTTAATATATTCTTTAGCAATAATATAGGTTTTACCGTCGGTGGTTATTATATGAACCATTTTAAAACATTTGATTTGAGAAACACAGCATTAAATGTTACTGATGCCTACTACGGTATTAACCCATCAGATGGAGCTCCTGTTACAATCAGTCCTGCTAACTTTGTACAAAGGGTTCAACCTACGAAAGAATCTTTGCAGTCGTTTGGCATTTTCGCAGGTCTGGTATTCAAATTTAATAAAAAAACAGAACAGGTTATGCCCGAACCTGCATCCTTGGAATGTGTCGTTACGGTAATGGCCAAAGATAAATATTCCCGGAAAGCAATTCCGAAAACCGACATCATTTTGCTGGATGAACATGGAAACACCATACAAAGTGGTGTCACTGATCAATTGGGTTCAATCACTTTTACTTCGGTTGTAAAAGGAAATTACATGATTACCGGAAATTATCAGGGAAGAGATCTGAACGGGAATATGATTGATGTTTCTGAGTTTGGTAATTGTACCATTGGTGGTATTACAAAAGAGATCTTGATGGTCAATGATCGTTTTGCGGTAATCGGTAACGCGACCGACTGTAAAACAGCTGAGCCCATCGCTAACGCAATAATAATGGTGAAAAATAACAGTTCCGGATATGTGGAAACGGTAAATACCGACCATAATGGTGGATTTAGTTTCACTGCAATGCCGCAAACTTCTTACACAGTCTATGGTAAAAAATCAAACTTTATGTCGCAAACGGTAACATTAAATACGAATGATTATAGCTTGAGCGATTCGCAGACGATTCCGATGGAGGTTTGTATGGATAAAGCGGGCTGTAACGATTCTATTATTCTTAAAAATATTCTTTACGATTTCGATAAATCCTTCATTCGGGAAGATGCCAAACCCGAACTCAACAGACTCGTGCAGTTTATGAAAGATAATAGCGAAGCGAAGGTTGAACTGTCTGCATATACCGATTCGAGGGGATCAGATGCTTATAATCTGAAACTTTCTCAACGAAGAGCTGAAAGCGCTGTAGAATATATTATTTCACGGGATATCAGCAGATCCAGATTGGTTGCGAAAGGATATGGCGACACCCAACTGCTCAATAAATGTGCAAAGGGCGTTCTTTGTACAGAAGCAGAGCACCAAGTCAACAGACGTACACAGATGAAAGTGATTTGCCCTAATGCAAAATAA
- a CDS encoding aminoacyl-histidine dipeptidase, whose translation MELSQLEPQIIWKNFSALNSVPRPSKKEEKVIAFIKNFGEQLNLETTVDEVGNVIIKKPATAGMENRKSIVLQSHLDMVCQKNNDIDFDFETEGIKMEVDGDWVKAKGTTLGADNGLGVASIMSILESNDIAHPALEALFTIDEETGMTGAIGLKPGQLEGQILLNLDTEEDDEIDIGCAGGVDVTASQTYGVEDPKGQIVKIEVKGLQGGHSGMDIHKGFGNANVLLGRLLYTGLYNQNIQLISIDSGGLRNAIPREGNVVLSVRNSVEFMEGAEILKTSILEEFASVEKDLHINIENFSTPEKAISEEDSKKVILALKSAHNGVYRMSPDVKDLVETSNNIARVQLENGALQILNLSRSSVESGKFAVAEQLKSVYELAGMDVEFSGSYPGWKPKPGSEIVQIMEKIYEKDFGEKPQVVACHAGLECGIIGANYPDMEMVSFGPTIRGAHSPDERANIPSVQKFWGFLQEILANIPVK comes from the coding sequence ATGGAATTATCACAACTCGAACCGCAGATCATCTGGAAGAATTTTTCAGCATTGAATTCGGTTCCCCGTCCCTCGAAAAAAGAAGAAAAAGTAATCGCATTTATTAAAAACTTTGGTGAGCAGCTGAATTTAGAAACTACGGTTGATGAAGTTGGCAATGTGATCATTAAAAAACCTGCAACGGCGGGCATGGAAAACAGAAAATCAATTGTTTTGCAGTCTCACCTTGATATGGTTTGCCAGAAAAACAATGATATCGATTTTGATTTCGAAACAGAAGGAATCAAAATGGAAGTTGATGGTGATTGGGTAAAAGCAAAAGGAACAACCTTGGGAGCTGATAACGGATTGGGTGTTGCCTCCATCATGAGTATTTTAGAAAGCAACGACATTGCTCATCCTGCTTTGGAAGCGCTTTTCACCATTGATGAGGAAACGGGAATGACTGGCGCAATCGGATTAAAACCGGGACAGTTGGAAGGCCAGATTTTATTGAACCTGGATACCGAAGAAGATGACGAAATCGATATTGGCTGCGCTGGTGGCGTAGATGTCACCGCTTCGCAAACTTACGGTGTGGAAGATCCTAAAGGACAGATTGTAAAAATAGAAGTAAAAGGGCTACAGGGCGGCCATTCCGGGATGGATATCCACAAAGGTTTCGGCAATGCGAATGTCCTTTTGGGCAGGCTTTTATATACCGGACTTTACAACCAGAATATCCAGTTAATTTCTATCGACAGTGGTGGTTTGCGCAATGCAATCCCGAGAGAAGGAAACGTGGTTTTATCAGTGCGGAATTCCGTCGAATTTATGGAAGGTGCTGAAATTTTGAAAACTTCGATTCTGGAGGAATTCGCTTCTGTAGAAAAAGATCTGCACATCAATATCGAAAATTTCTCAACACCGGAAAAAGCAATTTCTGAAGAAGATTCGAAAAAAGTAATTCTGGCTTTAAAATCAGCTCACAACGGCGTTTACAGAATGTCACCCGATGTGAAAGATTTGGTAGAAACATCAAACAATATCGCCAGAGTACAACTGGAAAACGGAGCATTACAAATTTTAAATCTTTCCCGTTCTTCCGTTGAATCTGGAAAATTTGCCGTGGCTGAACAATTGAAATCTGTTTATGAATTAGCAGGAATGGACGTAGAATTCAGCGGTTCTTATCCTGGCTGGAAGCCAAAACCCGGTTCTGAAATCGTACAGATTATGGAGAAAATCTACGAAAAAGATTTCGGTGAAAAACCTCAGGTGGTGGCTTGCCACGCCGGTTTGGAATGCGGAATTATCGGTGCCAATTATCCCGATATGGAAATGGTAAGTTTCGGGCCGACAATCCGTGGCGCACACTCGCCGGATGAAAGAGCGAATATTCCTTCCGTTCAGAAATTCTGGGGATTCTTACAGGAAATTTTAGCGAATATTCCGGTGAAATAA
- a CDS encoding LURP-one-related/scramblase family protein produces MVLKNLNYPLDFKFKITTLSSDFNITDKNGNYVAYVRQKMFKLKEDILVFNDESKSQELFRIKADRWLDFNASYSISDLLNNKNYGRLARKGMRSFWKSHYELFDENDQLKFSVSEDNAWVKIMDGLVSEIPIIGMFTGYFLNPSYTVKDAGGTAYFRLQKMPSFIGRRFQLDRLKDIDDQDESLVVLSFLMMVLLERSRG; encoded by the coding sequence ATGGTCCTTAAAAATCTGAATTATCCTCTTGATTTTAAATTTAAAATTACCACTTTGTCCAGTGATTTTAACATTACCGATAAAAATGGAAATTATGTAGCTTACGTTCGCCAGAAAATGTTCAAACTCAAAGAAGATATTCTTGTTTTCAATGACGAATCAAAATCTCAGGAACTGTTTAGAATTAAAGCCGACCGCTGGTTAGATTTTAATGCGAGTTATTCCATCAGCGATCTTTTGAATAATAAAAATTACGGCCGGCTCGCCAGAAAAGGAATGCGCTCTTTCTGGAAATCGCATTATGAACTTTTTGATGAAAATGACCAACTTAAATTCAGCGTTAGCGAAGACAATGCCTGGGTGAAAATTATGGACGGACTGGTAAGCGAAATCCCCATTATCGGCATGTTTACCGGATATTTCCTCAATCCATCCTACACGGTAAAAGATGCCGGCGGAACAGCATATTTCCGATTACAAAAAATGCCTTCTTTCATTGGAAGAAGGTTTCAGCTTGACCGTTTAAAAGACATCGATGACCAGGACGAATCGTTGGTCGTTTTGTCTTTTTTAATGATGGTTTTGCTGGAAAGATCCCGCGGATAA
- the recR gene encoding recombination mediator RecR, which translates to MDYPSKVLAKAVDEISGLPGIGKKSALRLALHLLKQPESQAIALGDSLKKLVTDIKYCKNCHNFSDAEICEICDNPKRTEELLCVVEDVRDVMAIENTGKFRGKYLVLGGKISPMEGIGPNKLNISSIEKKLENGIVKELIFALSATMEGDTTAYYIYKKFKSSPVRFSTIARGISVGDELEYADEISLGRSIQNRLPYNEKD; encoded by the coding sequence ATGGATTATCCGAGCAAAGTTTTAGCAAAAGCCGTGGATGAAATTTCCGGGTTGCCGGGAATTGGCAAAAAGTCAGCCTTACGGTTAGCCTTGCATCTTTTAAAACAGCCCGAAAGTCAGGCAATTGCTTTGGGGGATTCCTTGAAAAAATTAGTCACCGATATTAAATACTGCAAAAACTGTCATAATTTTTCGGATGCGGAAATCTGTGAGATTTGTGATAATCCCAAAAGAACAGAAGAATTATTGTGTGTCGTAGAAGATGTCCGCGATGTGATGGCGATTGAGAATACCGGCAAATTCCGGGGGAAATATCTGGTGCTTGGCGGTAAAATTTCTCCGATGGAAGGAATCGGTCCCAATAAGCTGAATATTTCGTCTATCGAAAAAAAATTGGAAAACGGAATCGTTAAAGAACTCATTTTCGCCTTAAGTGCCACCATGGAAGGCGATACCACCGCGTATTATATTTATAAAAAATTCAAAAGTTCACCTGTTCGTTTTTCGACCATTGCACGGGGAATTTCGGTAGGTGACGAACTGGAATATGCCGACGAAATTTCTTTGGGAAGATCGATTCAGAATAGATTGCCTTATAATGAAAAAGATTAA
- a CDS encoding glycosyltransferase family 2 protein, with amino-acid sequence MISVIIPVYNCEKSIEKTFISIKNQTWKGDFEIIVVNDGATDGSKNVIESYRRKNPDQDIILINQENGGVSKARNTAMKIAKGDYIALLDSDDEWLPEKIERQMEFLENKDFNIDFLGTRRINHQLLYPYKVDENNLSEITFRRLMLRNETQPSTVIFKRKVLQNSGLFDADQRYAEDLNYWLRISENNKMYILNEELLFAGSGKRSFGISGLSANLEAMEKGFQKNLKEMLLQNRIRCTEYALYVVFYKLKYVIRINRNAYLKLKGR; translated from the coding sequence ATGATTTCTGTAATAATTCCTGTTTATAATTGCGAAAAAAGCATTGAAAAAACTTTTATTTCGATAAAAAATCAGACTTGGAAAGGCGATTTTGAAATTATTGTTGTGAATGACGGCGCTACAGATGGCAGCAAAAATGTCATTGAAAGTTATCGGAGAAAAAATCCTGATCAGGATATTATTTTAATAAACCAGGAAAACGGCGGTGTGTCTAAGGCCAGAAATACAGCCATGAAAATCGCAAAAGGTGATTACATCGCTTTGTTAGATTCCGATGATGAGTGGTTGCCGGAAAAGATAGAGAGGCAGATGGAATTTCTGGAAAATAAAGATTTTAATATCGACTTTCTAGGAACAAGAAGAATAAACCATCAATTGCTTTATCCATATAAGGTAGATGAAAATAATCTGTCAGAAATTACTTTTCGAAGATTAATGTTGCGAAATGAAACACAGCCTTCTACCGTTATTTTTAAACGTAAGGTTTTGCAGAACAGCGGTTTGTTTGATGCTGATCAGCGATACGCCGAGGATTTGAATTATTGGTTAAGGATTTCCGAAAATAATAAAATGTATATTTTAAATGAAGAACTTCTTTTCGCTGGTTCTGGAAAAAGATCTTTCGGCATCTCGGGTTTATCCGCAAATCTCGAAGCAATGGAAAAGGGTTTCCAAAAAAATTTGAAGGAAATGTTGTTGCAGAATCGGATAAGATGTACCGAATATGCTTTATATGTTGTGTTTTATAAATTAAAATACGTGATTAGAATAAATCGTAATGCTTATTTAAAGCTAAAGGGAAGATGA
- a CDS encoding glycosyltransferase family 2 protein, whose product MNLSIIIVNYNVTELLRKCLSSIDCFVQNVNYEVIIIDNNSSDASWQDLITEFPKFKFIASETNEGFAIANNKAVKEAVGNYILLLNPDTEFEDYDMTEIIDFANSRENFGCLGVHLHDAEGNFLPESKRSVPDMFNSFEKLFTSFKKNTSKSYYRNDIGEYEVAEVDVVTGAFLLIKKSTYEEIGGLDEKYFMYGEDIDLCFTLLRKNYKNWYYGKSSILHHKGESTVKDLKYLERFYGAMQIFVDKYYKKQKPIQYGFLYAGLKLRHTLEKNKRKRDSN is encoded by the coding sequence ATGAATTTATCTATTATTATCGTTAATTATAATGTTACAGAATTATTAAGGAAATGCCTTTCCTCAATAGATTGTTTTGTTCAGAATGTTAATTATGAAGTTATTATCATCGATAATAATTCTTCTGATGCCTCTTGGCAAGACTTAATAACTGAATTTCCAAAGTTCAAGTTTATTGCTTCAGAAACAAATGAAGGTTTTGCAATTGCTAATAATAAAGCGGTCAAAGAAGCAGTTGGAAATTATATTCTCTTACTCAACCCCGACACCGAATTCGAAGATTACGATATGACAGAAATTATTGACTTTGCGAATTCCAGAGAAAATTTTGGTTGTTTGGGTGTTCATTTGCATGATGCGGAAGGGAATTTTCTTCCGGAAAGCAAACGGTCAGTTCCGGATATGTTTAATTCTTTTGAGAAACTGTTCACCAGTTTTAAGAAAAACACGTCAAAATCCTATTATAGAAATGATATTGGCGAATATGAAGTTGCAGAAGTGGATGTGGTAACTGGTGCGTTCCTTTTGATAAAAAAATCGACCTATGAAGAAATCGGTGGCTTAGATGAAAAGTACTTCATGTATGGCGAAGATATTGATCTGTGTTTTACCTTACTTCGGAAAAATTATAAAAACTGGTATTACGGGAAATCTTCAATACTGCATCACAAAGGTGAGAGTACGGTAAAAGATCTGAAATATCTAGAGCGGTTTTATGGTGCGATGCAGATTTTTGTTGATAAATATTATAAAAAACAAAAACCAATACAATATGGTTTTCTGTACGCGGGATTAAAACTAAGACATACCTTAGAGAAAAATAAAAGAAAAAGAGATTCAAATTAA
- the secG gene encoding preprotein translocase subunit SecG, protein MSTIFTLFMVLIMIASILLIIMVMAQNPKGGGLSGTFGGTSSAQFGVQRTNDFMEKATWTLGAIIVVLILLSVILTAKPTTSFQQTPAKREAPAPQTAPGTNSSATMPVPAPAGK, encoded by the coding sequence ATGAGCACTATATTTACATTATTCATGGTTCTTATCATGATTGCGAGTATCTTACTAATCATTATGGTTATGGCACAAAACCCTAAAGGTGGCGGTCTTTCGGGAACTTTCGGAGGAACATCTTCTGCCCAGTTTGGCGTTCAGCGAACCAATGACTTTATGGAAAAAGCAACCTGGACTTTAGGAGCAATTATTGTAGTCTTGATTTTGTTAAGTGTTATTTTAACTGCAAAACCAACTACCAGTTTCCAGCAGACCCCAGCGAAGAGAGAAGCTCCTGCGCCACAAACTGCTCCCGGAACAAACAGTTCTGCTACAATGCCAGTCCCGGCTCCTGCAGGAAAATAG